DNA sequence from the Perca flavescens isolate YP-PL-M2 chromosome 3, PFLA_1.0, whole genome shotgun sequence genome:
ttgtcatagcaggaaaagcatgTGCTACTAATAACATTAGCGTTGTTCTATTCAAATGTCCCATTATGTCATGACAGTGAGCCACAGCATGAACATGGGGCAACCATTACATGCCAGTTGATTGTCCACTAGAAACACTATTGCAGGGAACTTACTGTAAAATATCCTTCAGAAAAACCTCCTTTGGCCAGACATCTTTCTCTATTAAGGGAGCCAAGGCATGGAATGAGCTGCCCATTGAGCTAAAAGCTGACTGTTTAAAAGCCCTTCTAGGGACAATATTGGAAATTAGCAATAGCTATAAATGCTTTACATTGGGGATTTGttgtaaataaacatgaaatgaaaGGAGATGCAGGATCAACGCAGGatcctgaaactgaagcagctaaatgtaaTTCAGCCATTATTAAGAATATCATTTAAACTTTTGCTTTTGCtcatgtgacatgtcaaaacatCCTTCGTTAAAAAAAGGCTTATTGGACAAAGACACATTTCAACCCTGCATATTACAGCAGCGTTTTTTCAGTTATTTGTGTAAAGGTTATCTCCCAAATGTTGCGGGAAACAGGATACACTCCTGATGGGGAAATACAGTATCTTAAACTTAGCCTAAAAGTACATTAAATGAGTAAATTATACCATGTCTACGTTGTAGGTTTCTGAGAACATGACCTCTGTGTTCGCTGTGGTATTATTTACAGCCTACAAATCACAGTTCACCTTAATTCAGTGGTAGAAGATAACTAAGTACTcaagtacatttacacacatgTACTTGTACTTCACCTGAGTAATTTTCACGCTagtttatacttctactccactacaattaCACAGGCAGGATGTCAAACATCTTATTGAGAAGATTAACAAAACGAGAGCAGCAGGACAACGTGGTAAATTTGGGCAAAAAGCTCATTTAcccaaacagacacagactgatACAAACGAGGGATTGAACAGCGCTCAAATCGGATTATCATCTGTGTTAAACTGTGTGGGAAATGTGAAATAGTGCATAATGTTGGATTGTAAAATTCTGTAATTTCCTGGTTTGGCATCTGGGCAAAGTAACATTAGTTGTGATCCCACCATTGTTTCCAACTCAAACGCCACTAAGGCTacattcagactgcaggcaaaagtggcccaaatctgaATTTTTTTGTGGTCaggtgaccaggtcagacttcttcagaagtagtgtgaacactcaaatcttgcccagatctgattttttcaaatcagatttagaccacttccatatgtggtcctgaatcagattCTGCTTGGATTTTtgaacaaccaaggcggatttgTTGTGACTTTTATGTCAATCTACAATTCTGTCAATCTTCTGCCCTggacacagacagtaaaattaaaaacttgactaggcctacaaaatggagtacagtgatggagcaagtccccccacaaaaggccaaaatagccaatttggcTCCCTTTCTCtttattcttctcctcctcagcacctgctcattaatgttacggctgccattacaaaaacaaaaacatcgtTGTTATTGTTCTTATGCGCATGCAGGAAACCACTAACGGTTCACACTGGAAtatgatataggccacattttaaaaggtaatgtaaacagccattaaaaaaaaaaaaaatcagatctgagcaaaaaatccaaattaagcattaagacttgcagTGTGAAAGTAGCCTAAGTGTGCTACACCATCAAAATGTGACTAATTTCTCAGCCATAACTCCATCTACAAGATGCAACAAAGATGAATCCCTCTTTATTGCAGCAGTTTCACCCAAACTGTACATACCCACAACTCTGTTAGCCATCCACTATCCAGCTCGTCATACTCAGTTAACTGTAAGCATCATGGCCTGTGAATTTATGTTGTTGGCTGTGTTCAACATCACTGTTACAGGAGTTTCATTTGATAAATGTCTGAGCAGTTTTCCCATCTGTAATTAAATAAATTGCACTGGGCTTGCTGTGTGCCAGCTAAATGACAGGAACTAAATGAAAATACGAGACTAAATGTAACAATGAATTAACCTTCAGTCACTGTAGTATCTTCATCATTTATACCAtatgcctgaaaaaaaaaaaaaaaataagattgaTTTTATGTAAATGAGCACATTGCACAAcataaattataattatttgTACACAAGCGGGTACAGAGATTTGTatttaaaaaggcagaaatgaCCTGATATTTACTGAAAATAATGTTGCATTTCGATCAGCATACTAGACAGAAGGATTTACCCAAAACACATCAactaaaacacaattcaaaatgagtttttacatttttaccacTTTCCTGCCCGTACTGCGCAATATTGGGCTCCTCTGTGCTTTGACAACCCGAAATATTGGAATCTCTGATTTTTTCTGAGGGGAGAAAGATAAAGGTAggtcattaatatcaaaacataaTGTGTGAAattgtgtatattttgtattttaaatagaTAAAAGGtcatctgagaaaaaaaagaaggcattTGTTGTCTATATTGTCTCTCTAAATGaataaaacttaaataaaatacagtatagaAGGAGAGGTACACAATGTTAGCTATGGCACCAGTATTGGAGCTGTTGCAGCTCCTTGTTCATGGGTTAGCAAATTTGTTTGCCAATTTAAAACCTGCAACATAATGACATGCGTTTTTAGAGTGATAAACATCTTCTATTAGAGGAGATCTTGTCTGTGACGGATCTAATCATTTTAGTTTGAAGTAGTAGAGTATTCGCCATAACCTGAGTTTGTCTCGAGTCATGTCTCTAAAACTACTCTGCACACAGAAGGCCTCCTGctggttgtactacagcacACACCTTtcaaaaataagcataatataattttggggaatattttttaaaaaacatgtaatattttaataattaaaaagagTGGTGTGTCTTTAAAAATAGGCACATGCATAATTTTGgggaatattatatattttttttaaataatctctGTTAAATTTACTTTTCCAGCAATGGCTATGGGTAAGCCTATTGGAGGCCATGAATTTACTGTGTGTGGTCGTGCAGCATTTTGAATTAAAAGCCTTGTGTCATCAGTATTACGGAGATGTGCGCAGCGCTTTATCAGTTTTGTATTTTCAGCAGATTCCCTAAAACACAAAACTCATCCTCTGTGATTGGTTGCGGCTCAGCATGCTCCATTGTTCCATCAGCCCGTTTGTTCGCTTGGTTTCCTACGCACAAACAAAACTTTCCTGCCCGTACTGCGCAATATTGGGCTCCTCTGTGCTTTGACAACCCGAAATATTGGAATCTCTGACTTTTTCTGAGGGGAGAAAGATAAAGGTAggtcattaatatcaaaacataaTGTGTGAAattgtgtatattttgtattttaaatagaTAAAAGGTCCTCTTAGTCATTCCTACCCTACAGTTGGTAGTGGAACTCTAAATATTCCTAACATAAATTGGGAGGAAGTTCCACTTTTAAAAATGCAAGACACCATGTTTTTATGGATGCGGCATTGaatcaaataaaacaatactTCCAGATCTGTTTTGCAtcattttaaaacacttttcCCCCATAGTTCAGCGTTACATGTTTGGTAAACCTGGTGGTCTTAATTAGAATTTAAAATACACTTGTGTGGGTTTgtaaaaggtttttaaaaatgGACCCACCTCTGTCTGGCAGGTTAATAACTTGTCTGACTGAGCTGGTTGCTTGTCCAACATGTAAATTCCCTCAATTTCATTGCCTAATGAATACGGTTTTCTATAATCAGATATGTCAAGCTCCAGTATAACATTTGTGGCATCCTGCTGAATGTATTTAGCTATTGTTTTATTCATATTCAGTGTATGCCCATGCTCTGTAACAGGAAGTGCCTGCTCTAATTGGTAAAGCAGGGGCCAGATGTTTGACGAGGCCCTGACCTCCTCcgttttctctctgtgtgtcagtcagtGCTTTTTTTGGCAGGATGTACAGCTTCATGGGAGGTGGCTTGTTCTGTGCCGGAATCGGGAACATACTACTCATTGTCTCTACGGCAACTGACTACTGGATGCAGTACCGTCACTCCAGCAATTACATGCACCAGGGCCTGTGGCGGTACTGTGTGCCTGGGAAAtgcatgacacacacagacagcattGGTAAGACTGGCTGGGTGTCTTCCATGTGCACGTGCATGTACAtcctcatttacatttattagtGTGCTGACAATCTGTCTGGGAACTCCACACTTACCCTGATCAACACTAGGGTTACTTCCCTTTGGGGCTTTGTCAGGATGTTTGGGAAAATATGGCTGTGATTCAAATGCAAAGAAGTTACtgtcatttaaatattttcaattaatcttaaaaaaaaaaaaagattatttttgtgtAGGTGCTTTTTTAAGAGATTTCTACATAGAATTATATATACGTTATGTTGTGAGTTTACATTGTGAGTTATATTATAGTACATATTTTAGgttaaaatacattgttttcaGTTATCTATCATAGCTTTAATGCATCAAATTGGGTGCAAATCCATTCCCAAACACTAGATGGCAAGCTAGATCTGTCTCCTGTAGATGATGAAAAGCTTGAATAactgtgaaaatgtaaaaatgacatgAGATGTGTGTATAGAATAGAAAAACACATTCTGAATTCTTCCCTTTATTACTGGACATACGTTTAAGTCTGGTTTCTCAGGTCCCTAGCTTTATCTTCTCTCCTCCCACCCACAGCGTACTGGGATGCCACCCGGGCCTTCATGATTCTTTCCCTGCTGGCTTGTTTCATCGGCATCGTGATTGGTGTCATGGCCTTCATCCACTACTCCTCCTTTGACGGGTTTGACAAGACATTTGCAGCCGGCATCCTGTTCTTTATCTCCTGTAAGCTCGTCTGCCACAGCTACTGTACATGCAAGCCTCTGTGATGTAGTAAAGACCTTTTTCAGTTACACCTGATGATTGTTATCTCTTGTGCAGGCTTCTTTGTGTTGCTGGCCATGGCTGTCTACACAGGAGTGACAGTGAACTACTATGGTAAACGCTATGGCAGCTGGCGATTCTCCTGGTCCTATATAATGGGCTGGGTGGCAGTGGTGCTCACATTCTTCTCAGGTATGCACCCCAACAGAtgaactaatttaaaaaaaaacaaaaaacacacatagatGTGCATCGTTCTCAGGTTTTAATTCTGTTCTCGATAATGTGATTGTTCTCTTCTAGGTATCTTCTACATGTGTGCCTATCGGATGCACGAATGCCCAAGAAACTCTAACTCACGCTGACCTGCcaaaagcgcacacacacacacacacacacacacacacacacacacacacacacacacacacacacacacacacacacacacacacacacacacacacacacacacacacacacacacacacacacacacaccaagaggAACCAATGCCCCTATGAACTTTTCAACTACTTTCTGTTAACCTGAATATTCACGAATAAgctaaataaatgagaaaaaaaagaaggcattTGTTGTCTATATTGTCTCTCTAAATGaataaaacttaaataaaatacagtatagaAGGAGAGGTACACAATGTTAGTTATGGCACCAGTATTGGAGCTGTTGCAGCTCCTTGTTCATGGGTTAGCAAATTTGTTTGCCAATTTAAAACCTGCAACATAATGACATGCGTTTTTAGAGTGATAAACATCTTCTATTAGAGGAGATCTTGTCTGTGACGGATCTAATCATTTTAGTTTGAAGTAGTAGAGTATTCGCCATAACCTGAGTTTGTCTCGAGTCATGTCTCCAAAACTACTCTGCACACAGAAGGCCTCCTGctggttgtactacagcacACACCTTtcaaaaataagcataatataattttggggaatattttttgccaaaaacatttaatattttaataattacaaAGAGTGGTGTGTCTTCAAAAATATAGCCATATTTTAAAATGGaattacaggttgttgttgcactgtctcagattttgttcaaaccttgtatatatatatatatatatatatatatatatatatatatatatatatatatatatatatatatatatatatatatatatatatatcaagaATGTGTTCCAAAACCAAGGcctgtaaaatatttctgttcaaaTCCTATGTCTTCATATTTTAGCCCTCGAAATTACTTCAGTTTAACAACCTGAAAAATCACATTATCTGGGAAGCAATATTTGGACATTTCTTCATT
Encoded proteins:
- the lim2.3 gene encoding lens intrinsic membrane protein 2.3, which encodes MYSFMGGGLFCAGIGNILLIVSTATDYWMQYRHSSNYMHQGLWRYCVPGKCMTHTDSIAYWDATRAFMILSLLACFIGIVIGVMAFIHYSSFDGFDKTFAAGILFFISCFFVLLAMAVYTGVTVNYYGKRYGSWRFSWSYIMGWVAVVLTFFSGIFYMCAYRMHECPRNSNSR